In Bacillota bacterium, the sequence ATTGACCGACATCAGCAATATCAAATCAACTTCAGCCAGAACATGCTCCAACACGGACACCGGTGTTGCAGGATTCAGGGCCACGCCGGCCCGGGCGCCCATGGACCGAATGGCGGTAAGGGTTCTATGTAAATGGAGGGTTGACTCCGGGTGCACCGTCAGAAAATCAGCGCCCGCGTCGATGAATTCCTGCAGAAACCGCTCTGGTTCTGCAATCATCAAATGGACGTCCAGAGTATTGTTAAACTGTCTGTAAACCGATTTCACTAAACCCGGTCCATATGAGATATTCGGGACAAATTGTCCATCCATAATGTCCAAATGCAACCATTCGTTATCAGTGACAGTATCTTTGATTTGCGGGCCGATATGCAGAGGATCTGCAGCCAGCACAGAGGCAGAAACTATAGGTTTAATAACGTGACTCCTCCTTTTCTCTAACTTGGCAAAATATGCGTAAGTAATTTTCATAACGGGTATGGGGAATTACACCGGAATCAACCGCTGCCCTAAGCGCACATCCCGGCTCCTCAACATGTGTACAGGAATTAAATCGGCAAGCTGTTTTTAGCCCGATAATCTCGGGGTACAGCGCCGCCAGATCGCGACAATCTATATCTTCCAATTGCAGTGAGCTGAATCCCGGAGTATCCGCCAACCGCCCGCCGCCAATTGTTTTTAGCAATCGGACCTGGCGGGTTGTGTGCCGTCCGCGGCCATTTTTTTTGCTGACCTCGCCAACGACGATATCATCACGGCCGGTCAAGGCTTGTGCCAGTCTACTTTTGCCAACACCTGACTGGCCGGCCAAAACCGCTGTTCCCCGATTTATCAACTTGACCAGCTGGTCAATTCCATCGCCTGAAAGGGCAGAAATTGCAAGACTGTGGTTACCTGCCGTCTGATATTTTGCAACCAACTCTCTGGCCACATCCGGCGCCAAATCGACTTTATTAAAGCAGACCACCGAATCCATGCCACGATGTCGGGCCAAGATTATCAATTTCTCCAAAAGCAAATAATCGGGCTCCGGATTTGTCACAGACAAAATAATAACTACCAAGTCAATATTGGCCACCACCGGCCGATAGAGTTGGTTTTTTCGGGGCTTGACCGTTTCAATCATGCCTTGATTGTTTGCGGCACCTGAAATATCAACATAATCACCGACACAAGGAGATATTCCCTGCTTCCGTAAAATGCCCCGGGCACGGCAGGTAATAATCTCCCCCTCCGCTTCCACATCGTAAAACCCGGCTAGGGAACTTATGACAATCCCCGAACGCAGTTTTTGTTCACCCATTAGAAATCCAACTCCTGTTGGAGCTGCCCTTCCACATACACTCTTATTTCACCCCGCTCCCAGCCCCAGACCACCCGTGACCACTCTGATTGCTGGCGCACGGTGTCATAAATTGTGCTGCGCGGGCCGGTAACATCCACTACTTCAATCCTGACTTCATAGTCCGCGTCGGGGTCAAGATCGGTCAGAACAATTTCTACTTCTTTCCGCTCAAACGCCCGCAATCGAATGTCAACCTGTTCACCCGGTTGAATATCTTCGCCTGCAGCAGGGAAGTGGCTGATAACAATGCCGCCGGGAGCGCCAAGCGGATTTTCATATGGAATGATGGTCGGATTTAAACCTTCTTCCCTGGCAGCAGCTTTCGCTTCCTCCTCGGTCATGCCAACTAAATCAGGCATCCCAATCGGCCTCGGCCCCCTGCTGACATACAAGGTGACTGATTCAGAACGCCGTACCGGGCCAGCCTCAGGCTCATGGCGGATAACATGGTTGGCCGGAACATCATTGTTAAATTCTTCAACCGGGTCATTATAACTAAGGCGCAGATTATCCAGAATCGAACGGGCCTCCCGCAATTCCTTGCCCTGCAATGAAGGCAATTCAACCATATCCGGACCCCTGCTTACAACAAGCTCAATCACCCGATTCTCTTTAACTACCCGTCGGGCATTGGGGCGCTGAATCACGACATGGTCTTCGGGGATTACATTATGATGGATGTATTCGGTAACTTCATAGCGGAGGTTGCTTTCTTCCAGGATTTCAATCGCTTCACTCAGCTCTTTGCCTTCGACATCAGGCACAGTAACCTCTGCCACGATGAAGAATCCCGCCAGCCCTCGGAAACCCAAATAGAGCAGGAAAATTACTGCCAGGGACAAAAGACCAATACCGCTGTAGAGCCCAATTCGCTTTAACTTGTCTTTATTGGTCCGACTTTCCGATACCGGGGTGAAAATCCTTGTTTCCGCATCATCGTCTTCAGCAGACTCTTCGTCTTCGCCGGCCGCCTCCAGTTTTTTGGTCTGATTCCAACTTCGCAAATCAGCCAGGAGCTCTGAGACAGAATGGTAGCGTTGCTTGCGGTCCTTGACCAGCATTTTATCAAGAATCCGCATCACGCCATCTGTAACCGATTGATTGTAGGTGGTTAGCGGCGGAACTTCTTGTTGCAGGTGTTTCAGTGCGATACCTACGGCGCTGTCGCCGTCAAAGGGCAATGCCTTTGATAACATTTCATACAGCACAATCCCCAGAGAATAAATATCTGATTGCTCGGTGGCCAGCTTACCTTTCGCCTGCTCGGGAGAAAGGTAATGAACTGAGCCCATAATCGAATTGGGCGCAAAAGTTTGTGTTGTGGTGGTAACTGCCCGGGCAATTCCAAAATCCGTAACTTTAACACGCCCATCCTTGGCAATCAGCACATTGTGGGGCTTAATATCACGATGAATAATCTTATTGTTATGAGCATGAAACAGTGCATTGGCAATCTGCCTCGTTATGGCAACCGCACGTCCGGTATCCAACGGAGCTTCCCTGTTAATCAGCGCTTTTAGGGTTTCCCCCTCCACATACTCCATGACAATAAAATAGATATCTTTTTCCTGCCCGACATCATAAATACTGACGATATTGGGGTGAGATAAGCTGGCAGCTGCCTGAGCCTCCCGTCTGAAACGACGGACAAAATCCTCATCACTGGCAAATTGTTGTCTGAGCACTTTTACAGCGACTATTCGGTTGAGCAGCGTACAGCGGGCTTTATAGACAACGGCCATGCCGCCGCCGCCAATGCGTTCGATTATCTGATAGCGATTTACTAGTTTGGTGCCAATCAATGGATTTCACCCCTTTCAGAAAGAATCAAAGTTCAGCGAGAATAAATGTTACATTGTCCGGTGCGCCCCGGTGGGCAACAAGTTTCAACAACCGGTCTTTTTTTATGTCCAAATCAGAATCAGCCATTACCGCTGAATGTATTTCCTGCTCGTTTACAACATCGCTGAGGCCATCGGTACACAATAACAAAAATTGTCCTGGCTGCCAGGGAATATTAAAAACATCTGGTTCAATAGCAGCCTCCGTTCCAAGAACCTGAGTGAGGACATGGCGTTGGGGATGGGTTTCCGCTTCGGAATGCGATATTTTTCCCATTTCCAATAATTGACCACTCACAGAGTGGTCGCTGGTTATCCATTCTAGACCATTATTGTCAAGCAAGCAGGCCCGTGAATCACCAATGTGTCCCACAAGCAGTTGCTGGTCCAACACCGAAACTGCAGTCAAAGTAGTGCCCATTCCCTTTAGATCCGGGTGCGAAGCTGCATAATTATAAACTGCTTCATTAGCTTGGGTAAATGCCTGGGTAAGAGTTTGGGCAGAAACCGGCTGGCTGTCAAAGAAACTGACAATGGTTCGGACCGAAATTGCGCTGGCAACCTCACCGCCAACGTGCCCTCCCATTCCATCAGCAACAATTAACAGCTGATTGTCTTGAGAACAATAAAAGCTGTCTTCATTATTAGCCCGTACCTGGCCTTTCTCGGAGACGCCGATAACTTTCACATCAATCCCCCCTGTTTTTGCCCGCCCCTCGACGCAATTGTCCGCAGGCAGCAGCGATATCTTAACCCAAACTTCTTCTGATAGTAACATTGAGGCCCCGCTCAGTCAACTTGTCCCGGAATTGTTCAATCCGAGGGCTGGGGCGAAAATTTGTTCCAGGCACTTTATGGTACATAATCAGGTTAATAAGACAGTTCTCGCCACGCAGCAGCAACGCCAACTCTCTGGCATCGGCATCACTATCGTTGATTCCATCCAGCACCATGTATTCATAGGTTACTCGCCTGCCTGTGATTTCTGTATAATTTCTACATGTAGCAACCAAATCCTTTAATGGATAGCGAGAATTGAGGGGCATCAGGGTGCTGCGTAGCCGGTCATTGGCGGCATGTAGAGATACGGCTAAAGTAATCCCCAACTGTTCTCTGGCCAAACGTTGGATTTTCGGAATAATGCCCGCGGTGGACAAAGTTATCCGGCGCTGGCCAATCCCGAAAAATTTTGGATCATTGGCTGTCTTAATTAAGCTGAGCACATTATCGTAATTGGCCAAGGGTTCGCCAATTCCCATTAAAACCAGATTACGAAGCGGTTTTAAATTATGCACAGAACTATAATGGAAACAGTGCCATAGCTGCTCCACCAGTTCTTCATGACTCAGGTTGCGCTGTACGCCCAACGGTCCGGAGGCGCAGAACGCACAACCCATGGCACAGCCAACTTGGCTTGAAAGGCAGATTGTGGTCCAATTACGATATTCCATCAACACAGTCTCAATCAGTGAACCATCTCCCAATTTAATTAGGAGTTTTACCGTCCCATCGTCTGTCTTTACTGCTTTCTCGACTAGCGAATCGGTGATGGCATATTGTTTTTCAAACTCCTCCCGTTGGGCGGCAGGCAAATTAGTCATTTCTGCAAACGAGCCGACATATTTCTGGAATACCCATTCACTGATTTGCCGCGCTCGAAACCGGGGAAGATTATGCTTTTGGCACAATGCGGCTAATTCATCGACATACAGTCCAAGCATGTTAAATCATCCTTTGTAGTTTTGCGATAAAAAACCCATCCGTCCCATGGACATGGGGAAAGAGTGTCAGCGACCCCTTATCCGCGGACAACCCGCTGATTTTAAACGGAACTAAGCGTAGGTTCTCATTTGCTTTTACGGCCTTTTCAATCACTGCCTCATTCTCCTCCCACGTCAAAGTGCAGGTGGAGTAGACAATTACTCCGCCGGGTTTAATCAATTTACAGGCCTGGTTGAGCAAATTCGATTGCAGCTTGCTGAGCTCTGTCAGGTCCCCGGGTGAACGCGACCATTTGATTTCCGGCTTTTTGCGAACTACGCCAAACCCGCTACAGGGGGCGTCCAGCAAAATCCGGTCATAGCCGGTGTTGAATTTTGTTTCCAGTGTAGTTGCATCCCCTGCAAGCAGGTCAATATTGTCAATTTGCAACCTGGCCATATTCTGCCCAACAAGCTTCAATCTTGCATCAAACAAATCTACCGCCATCACCTGCCCCGGGGCTGCAAGCTCTGCCAGATATGTCGCTTTGCCACCGGGAGCGCTGCACATGTCTAATATGCTGTCACCTGGTTGTGGATCTAATGCTTCTACAGCCAGCATCGACGCCTCTCCCTGGGCAATAAACCAACCAAGATCGAATCCGGGGACATCGCCAAAGGGTGTTTGCGGTAACACAATCCCCCGGACACTGTATTTACAATGACTCCAGGGTATCCCCTGTTTGTCCAGCTGACGACAGAACTTGTCAATACCGCAAACCTTAGTATTGACCCTAACTGTCAGCGGCGCTGGTTGATTGTTGGCAGCGCATAGCTCACGGGTGAAATCCGCCCCCCATCGTTTGCACCACTTGTCGACAAGCCAACGTGGGTGAGACTCATGCACAGAAATTTCTTCCGGCGCACCATTGGGTAAGTCTGCGAACAAACTATCCCGTTGACGGAGAATGTTACGCAATACAGCATTTACAAACCCGCCAACCCGTGCACCGCCATTCTGGGAAGCAAGCTTGACGGCTTCATTGACAACAGCAAAGTCCGGCACCCTATCCAGGTACAACAGCTGATAAATAGCAAGCCGCAGGATATTCCTGACTCCGGGCGCTATTTTTCGGGCACAAAACTTCTGGATAACATAATCGATAGTTAAGCGATAACTGAGCACTCCATAAATCAGTCGGTACACCAAGCGCATATCCACGGGCTTCAGCTTGGCGTTTTTTAGCTCTGTCTGCAAAACCAGGCCGGAATAGGCCTGGTTTTGCTCGATTTTGTTTAGCAGTTTCAGGGCTAATCCCCTGGGGTTTACACTCACTGTCGACGTTTCCGCAACAAGATTAGCCGGAGCAGATGACTAACAGCAACAGCTGTCGCCGCTACATATGTGAGGGCTGCCGCGTTCAACACTGCTCGCACACCACTCTCTTCCCGGGAGAGAATTACATTGTTTTCCCGAAGCAGGGCAATCGCACGTGAACTAGCGTTAAACTCAACAGGTAAGGTGATTACCTGAAACAAGACGGCGAAACTAAACAACATTATACCAACATCCATTAAAATTCCCAGCCCATCACCCCCTGGTTGGCTGAACAAAAAACCTACCAAAAACAGGGGCATCGCAAGACTTGAGCCGAGTGAGGCAACGGGGAAAAAATTGTTCCTCAAGGTCAGGGCAAAATAACCGCCGGCATGCTGCAGAGCATGACCAGTTTCGTGGGCGGCGATACCCAGGGCTGCCAGTGAGGTTCCTTGGTAGACCTCCCCCGAAAGACGAACGACCTGCTTGCGGGGGTCATAGTGGTCAGTGAGGTGCCCGCGGGACAGCTCCACCCCGACCCCATTTAGTCCTGCCCGATCCAGCAACATTCTGGCCACCTGCGCACCAGACATACCTCTGCCTGCGTGCACCCGGGCAAACTTATTGTACGTCGATTTTACTTTATTTTGAGCATACAATGCCAAAAGCATTGCCGGTATCAACAAAAACATTGTTGTGTCAAAGAAAAACATTTCATCACTCCCTAAACACAGTATCGAGGCAGGCCGTAAGCTCGCCAGCAGCAAACTTACTGTCTTTACAGCTGCCGGAGCCCGGCTGCAGCAAAAATCCTAGAACAGGCACGCTGACATCGGTGATACCGGCCAGCAGTTCCCGTTCGCAAGCCACTGCCAGGACAAGATCGGGACCAGCGGTATTGATATGCTCCCTTGCAGCGGTACCGCCAGACTCAACAAAAACCGGAACCTGCTTTTGCAGATTCAACCGTTTCAGTTGCGCGATGCTGCAGCGCCCGCATTCCTGACACTTGTTAATATCCCGGGTTACATTCAACTGGCAGTCGCTGCTTTGCAGGCACCGCGCTGCAAGCACAACAATATTGCGAGCGCCGGCAATTTTTAATCTTGAAACCCGATTATTTAGGTGAATAATTGTGCCCCGGGGAAGCTTAAAAACCTCGAACAGAAAAATCCAGAATTGCAGCACTCCTCGGGATAACGGCCGCCAAAACGAAGGTTTGCCCCAGATAAGAACAAGAACCGGCAAAGCGAGGTATAAGCCGGCCAGACCAAGCACCCCGCTGACCAGGGCTAGCAACGGAAGTCTTAATATAACCACAATCGATACAACCAGGAACAATAGAGCAATCACACACGCAAATAAAGCCAGTTTAGCAGTTTGTCGCAAATTCGTCTCCGATGCCTTACTAAGTTCTATTGAAATAATTCTCCCTCCTGTATCCGGTATCCATTGATGAAGTCACCGATATCAAGTGCACCTTTTCCTTCCGGTTTAACTTCCAGTGGCGCCAAACCCTGTTCCTTGCAGGCAATGACCAACTGTTTATCAGCGCGGACCACAGTTCCGGAAACGCCCTGACAATCGACAACACGCGCCCGCAAGATTTTGAGGCGTTTATTGCGAAAAGTGCAGTATGCCCCTGGCTTAGGTGACAAGGCCCGGACAAGATTAGCTATTGCTTCAGCAGGTTTTTGCCAGTCGATACGTTCATCAGCACTTGAGAGCATCGGGGCGTAAAGATACTCCCCCGCCGGTTGCGGGATTCGCGGCGCGGTGCCGCTGGCAATCATCCGAACCGTCTTGGGCAGCAAATCCTGGGCAAGTGCCGCCAACTTCTCTGTCAGGCTTTCCCCGGTATCGGCGTCAGTAATTGGGGTTGAAGCCTGCAAAATTATATCACCGGTGTCTAGCCCTTCGTCCATGAACATTGTTGTAATCCCGGTTTCCTTGAAGCCGTGAATCAAACTCCATTCTATCGGCGCTGCGCCCCTCAGATGTGGCAAAAGCGAAGCATGAACATTGACACATCCCAGGGCCGGGAGATTCAACAATTCTTTACCCAGAATCTGCCCGTAGGCGACAACGACAAACAACTCGGGGTTCAATTGACGTAAAAACTCAATGGCTTCCGGCCTATTGACCTTTTCGGGCTGAAAGACTTCGATGCCATTGGCCAAAGCCCATTTTTTGACCGGCGGCGGCATCAGACGTTTGTTTCTGCCAGCCCGTCTGTCCGGCCGGGTGACCACCAGTTTTACTTTTATGTTATCCCTTTTTAACGATTCCAAACACTGGACGGCAAAAGAGGATGTCCCCATAAAAATCAAATTTTCCATTTTTCAACCCTCAGTCACGAAATTCTCTACTTTATCAGTAAATAAAACACCGTTTAAATGGTCTACTTCATGCTGCACGATTCGGGCCAATAAGCCAGATGCTGAGAGGTTCCGTTTGCTACCAGTTCTGTCCAAAAAGTTTATTGCAACATCAGTGCACCTGGTTACTTCACCATAAATTCCGGGGATACTCAGGCATCCTTCTACATCTGTTTCTTTTCCGCTACATTCGATTATCTCCGGATTTATCATCTCCAGCATCGGGAAACTGTCATCCAGCTTGATTACAATTACCGCCAACGATACACCAATCTGAGGAGCGGCTATACCGACGCCCCGATATTCCGCCAGGGAGTCAGCCATATCCTCCAAGAGCGCAGCCAAATGTTGATCAAAATTGTTCACTGATTGTGCTTTCGCCCGCAAGACAGGATCACCTGATTTGCACAAATTTCTGACTGTCATTATACCACCTCTATAACAAGTTATATGGATTATTGTCAAACACAACCCGGACATTTTGTTGCCGGGGAATGTTCTTGCGCACATCATCTATAGCCGCCAATGTCTGCCCATCGCCAGGATGCCGTAAAACAAACTGCCAGCGCCACCAATCCTTGATCTTCTCGATAGGAGCCACTCCCGAGTAGATTAACTCGCCCACCGCACCCAGCGCTTCATTTACAACCCGGACCTGTCCGGTTAATTCGGACTGACTGAGCGCTGAGACAACTACCCGGGTAAGCGCGGTATATGGAGGCATACCAGCGTTAGCCCGTAATTTTAATTCGCGTTGGGCGAATTCACTGAAATTACCCGTCAGAGCGAATTGAATACTGTAATGTTCCGGTTGGTAGGTCTGGATTACAACCTTCCCGGGCTTAAGCCCCCGGCCACTGCGGCCTCCAGCCTGAACAAGCAATTGAAATGTCCGTTCCGCGGCCCGGAAATCAGCTACCGAAAGACTGAGATCGGCCAGTACGATACCAACACAGGTGACATTAGGGAAATCCAGCCCCTTGGCAATCATCTGGGTTCCAACCAATATTCCCGCCTTTTGATTATAAAAATCCAGCAGCACTGATTCACGAGCGGCAATTGTGCCGACACTGTCCCTGTCCATTCGCAAAACCTTGTGACAGGGAAAAAGACGTGCCAGCTCATCCGCCA encodes:
- the def gene encoding peptide deformylase, with protein sequence MTVRNLCKSGDPVLRAKAQSVNNFDQHLAALLEDMADSLAEYRGVGIAAPQIGVSLAVIVIKLDDSFPMLEMINPEIIECSGKETDVEGCLSIPGIYGEVTRCTDVAINFLDRTGSKRNLSASGLLARIVQHEVDHLNGVLFTDKVENFVTEG
- a CDS encoding methionyl-tRNA formyltransferase, with amino-acid sequence MENLIFMGTSSFAVQCLESLKRDNIKVKLVVTRPDRRAGRNKRLMPPPVKKWALANGIEVFQPEKVNRPEAIEFLRQLNPELFVVVAYGQILGKELLNLPALGCVNVHASLLPHLRGAAPIEWSLIHGFKETGITTMFMDEGLDTGDIILQASTPITDADTGESLTEKLAALAQDLLPKTVRMIASGTAPRIPQPAGEYLYAPMLSSADERIDWQKPAEAIANLVRALSPKPGAYCTFRNKRLKILRARVVDCQGVSGTVVRADKQLVIACKEQGLAPLEVKPEGKGALDIGDFINGYRIQEGELFQ
- a CDS encoding DUF116 domain-containing protein gives rise to the protein MPDTGGRIISIELSKASETNLRQTAKLALFACVIALLFLVVSIVVILRLPLLALVSGVLGLAGLYLALPVLVLIWGKPSFWRPLSRGVLQFWIFLFEVFKLPRGTIIHLNNRVSRLKIAGARNIVVLAARCLQSSDCQLNVTRDINKCQECGRCSIAQLKRLNLQKQVPVFVESGGTAAREHINTAGPDLVLAVACERELLAGITDVSVPVLGFLLQPGSGSCKDSKFAAGELTACLDTVFRE
- a CDS encoding zinc metallopeptidase, whose product is MFFFDTTMFLLIPAMLLALYAQNKVKSTYNKFARVHAGRGMSGAQVARMLLDRAGLNGVGVELSRGHLTDHYDPRKQVVRLSGEVYQGTSLAALGIAAHETGHALQHAGGYFALTLRNNFFPVASLGSSLAMPLFLVGFLFSQPGGDGLGILMDVGIMLFSFAVLFQVITLPVEFNASSRAIALLRENNVILSREESGVRAVLNAAALTYVAATAVAVSHLLRLILLRKRRQ
- the pknB gene encoding Stk1 family PASTA domain-containing Ser/Thr kinase, whose translation is MIGTKLVNRYQIIERIGGGGMAVVYKARCTLLNRIVAVKVLRQQFASDEDFVRRFRREAQAAASLSHPNIVSIYDVGQEKDIYFIVMEYVEGETLKALINREAPLDTGRAVAITRQIANALFHAHNNKIIHRDIKPHNVLIAKDGRVKVTDFGIARAVTTTTQTFAPNSIMGSVHYLSPEQAKGKLATEQSDIYSLGIVLYEMLSKALPFDGDSAVGIALKHLQQEVPPLTTYNQSVTDGVMRILDKMLVKDRKQRYHSVSELLADLRSWNQTKKLEAAGEDEESAEDDDAETRIFTPVSESRTNKDKLKRIGLYSGIGLLSLAVIFLLYLGFRGLAGFFIVAEVTVPDVEGKELSEAIEILEESNLRYEVTEYIHHNVIPEDHVVIQRPNARRVVKENRVIELVVSRGPDMVELPSLQGKELREARSILDNLRLSYNDPVEEFNNDVPANHVIRHEPEAGPVRRSESVTLYVSRGPRPIGMPDLVGMTEEEAKAAAREEGLNPTIIPYENPLGAPGGIVISHFPAAGEDIQPGEQVDIRLRAFERKEVEIVLTDLDPDADYEVRIEVVDVTGPRSTIYDTVRQQSEWSRVVWGWERGEIRVYVEGQLQQELDF
- the rsgA gene encoding ribosome small subunit-dependent GTPase A — protein: MGEQKLRSGIVISSLAGFYDVEAEGEIITCRARGILRKQGISPCVGDYVDISGAANNQGMIETVKPRKNQLYRPVVANIDLVVIILSVTNPEPDYLLLEKLIILARHRGMDSVVCFNKVDLAPDVARELVAKYQTAGNHSLAISALSGDGIDQLVKLINRGTAVLAGQSGVGKSRLAQALTGRDDIVVGEVSKKNGRGRHTTRQVRLLKTIGGGRLADTPGFSSLQLEDIDCRDLAALYPEIIGLKTACRFNSCTHVEEPGCALRAAVDSGVIPHTRYENYLRIFCQVREKEESRY
- the rlmN gene encoding 23S rRNA (adenine(2503)-C(2))-methyltransferase RlmN, coding for MLGLYVDELAALCQKHNLPRFRARQISEWVFQKYVGSFAEMTNLPAAQREEFEKQYAITDSLVEKAVKTDDGTVKLLIKLGDGSLIETVLMEYRNWTTICLSSQVGCAMGCAFCASGPLGVQRNLSHEELVEQLWHCFHYSSVHNLKPLRNLVLMGIGEPLANYDNVLSLIKTANDPKFFGIGQRRITLSTAGIIPKIQRLAREQLGITLAVSLHAANDRLRSTLMPLNSRYPLKDLVATCRNYTEITGRRVTYEYMVLDGINDSDADARELALLLRGENCLINLIMYHKVPGTNFRPSPRIEQFRDKLTERGLNVTIRRSLG
- the rpe gene encoding ribulose-phosphate 3-epimerase, encoding MKITYAYFAKLEKRRSHVIKPIVSASVLAADPLHIGPQIKDTVTDNEWLHLDIMDGQFVPNISYGPGLVKSVYRQFNNTLDVHLMIAEPERFLQEFIDAGADFLTVHPESTLHLHRTLTAIRSMGARAGVALNPATPVSVLEHVLAEVDLILLMSVNPGFGGQKFIEHTYQKLEAVTSLCAQTSVAPLIAVDGGVNAINAPALRAAGVNVLVAGSALFSAEHPREYCLQLRG
- a CDS encoding Stp1/IreP family PP2C-type Ser/Thr phosphatase, with amino-acid sequence MLLSEEVWVKISLLPADNCVEGRAKTGGIDVKVIGVSEKGQVRANNEDSFYCSQDNQLLIVADGMGGHVGGEVASAISVRTIVSFFDSQPVSAQTLTQAFTQANEAVYNYAASHPDLKGMGTTLTAVSVLDQQLLVGHIGDSRACLLDNNGLEWITSDHSVSGQLLEMGKISHSEAETHPQRHVLTQVLGTEAAIEPDVFNIPWQPGQFLLLCTDGLSDVVNEQEIHSAVMADSDLDIKKDRLLKLVAHRGAPDNVTFILAEL
- the rsmB gene encoding 16S rRNA (cytosine(967)-C(5))-methyltransferase RsmB, translating into MSVNPRGLALKLLNKIEQNQAYSGLVLQTELKNAKLKPVDMRLVYRLIYGVLSYRLTIDYVIQKFCARKIAPGVRNILRLAIYQLLYLDRVPDFAVVNEAVKLASQNGGARVGGFVNAVLRNILRQRDSLFADLPNGAPEEISVHESHPRWLVDKWCKRWGADFTRELCAANNQPAPLTVRVNTKVCGIDKFCRQLDKQGIPWSHCKYSVRGIVLPQTPFGDVPGFDLGWFIAQGEASMLAVEALDPQPGDSILDMCSAPGGKATYLAELAAPGQVMAVDLFDARLKLVGQNMARLQIDNIDLLAGDATTLETKFNTGYDRILLDAPCSGFGVVRKKPEIKWSRSPGDLTELSKLQSNLLNQACKLIKPGGVIVYSTCTLTWEENEAVIEKAVKANENLRLVPFKISGLSADKGSLTLFPHVHGTDGFFIAKLQRMI